ATTACCTGCATCACAGTAAATACGCACTCTCCAGCGATATCGGGTATTTGGATTGATATCCGGGCGAATGTACTTGACCGGCCACTTGAACAAGTCCTTGTTCGGCTTGGTGCGCTTTAAGAGCAAGGTCGTATCACCATTGGTAATGGGAGTGTTGGTCACCAGATCACGAATAGGCCAGAACTCTATGTCGACCGCAGTATTGTCATCTGCAGAATACTTGACATCAGGTGTGTCCTTATACCATTTGACCTGAGCACGGTCGATATCCCCATCAGGAAATGGAACCGGCTGTTGGGACTTGGTCAATCCTACTGGAGCTGTGTCGGCCAGCGTGCAAGGAGCTGCACAGGCAGCGCAGGACTCGAAACAGACCATATCTACGATGGCATCTCCATTGACGTCCAATACCCTATTGGTGAATTCACCGGTTGTAAGCGTACACTCTTCGCCTCCAACTAATGATTCGTCATCTGCCCAGTTATTAATCTGGAACTTGTACTCGTTCTGCCCGGCAGGCATCAACACCGTACCGGTATAGGTTCCATCTCCATTGTGAGTAAGCATGTTGCAATCACCACACCAGCTGTTGAACTGACCACTTACGAACACACTGGAATCTCCAACGATCTCCGGACCTTCATATTGATTCATATCCACTGAAAGGGTGATGTTCCCTGGGTCTTGGGCCAGGTCACAGGTCACACAGGCCTGGAAACACACTTCGCCTACGATAGTATCACCATCGACCATCAATTGACGATTGATGAATTCTGCAGGAGGTCCGGTACATGGTTCACTTCCATTGAAATACTCTTGGTCCGCCCATTGGTTTATCTGGAATTTGTACTCATTCAAACCAGGACCCATTGCTACTGTAGTCGTATAGGTTCCGTCTCCATTATGGCTCATCATATTGCAGTCACCGCACCAATTGTTGAAGGCACCTGAAACGTACATGCTCGAGTCTCCGATAGTCTCAGAACCCGCATAGGTATTCATGTCGACCGTTAAAGTGACATTTCCTGGATCTGGACCTACACCACATGGAGAACATGAGTTCCAGCATACAGTGGTCAGGGTCGTATCTCCGGAGTAGGTCAGGTATCTATTGGTGAATCCAAAAGCGGATATTGTACACTCCTCACCTCCTACGAAGTTTTCTTGGTCTGTCCATCCGTTTACAGTGAATTTGTACTCAATGGTATCAGAAGTGACGGGAAATGTACCCGTATATATCATGTCGGCATCCGAGTCACCCAAGGTCCAGCAGGCGCCACACCAATCATTGAATGTTCCGTTGACATATACGTTGGAATCAGTCAATATCTCGGATCCTGTGTATCCTGACATATCCACACTGAAAGTGACCATACCACCTTGGGCATAGAATGTCGTGGCAAACACCACCATTAATCCTGTAAGTAGAGATTTCATATTCATGATTTGATTAGCAATTTGTCATATGTGAACGGACTTCCTCTTTAAGTCCGTGTGCTTGTGATGTGTTCAGTTCAAAACGTCCATTCAGGAGTCCTGAAGCCTTTGTCAAGAGCTTGACGAAGATAGACATTTTCAGCTACTTATGGTAAAAAGTACCATATATCTTATAGTATTTTGTACTATAACCACATATAGTTCTGATTATCAGTTTTTTGACTGTGGATTATTTTTCAACAGAGCAAGGTAATCGAGGACCTCTGTACCCCCATTCTAGGCCTATTGGACGAATAGCTTCTTCCTCTCGCGTTGGACTCCCGTGTCGAATTCCACCACATAGACTCCTGAGCTCAATTGCCTGGAAGTCTGGAGCCGTGTGAGTACGCTTCCCCGAATCACCGGAACGGATTCTTCGATCAATACCTGACCATTGATATTGAAGACCCTGATCTGAATGGTCTTATTTGGGACTTTAAGACCATCCGCTCGCACCCAGAACTCTCCATCTACTGAAGGATTGGGATAGAGGGACCAATCCCATAAGCCATTCAAATCCTTCAGCTCCCCGGATTCATCCACATACATCCCAGGAGGAGGTGTATAGATATTGGTCTCCGGATCGAAGTCGGGAATATTGAAGATCTTGACATCCGACCAAGGAGTGACCGGTCCATCCCCGTAATTGCAATAGCATCTCACACGCCATTGGTAGCGGGTATTGGGGACGATGTCCGGACGCTGGAATTTGAGGGGCCATTTGAAGAGCTCCTTACCCACCTTGGTCCGCTGGAAAAGCAGCGAAGTGTCTCCATCAAGAATAGGTGTATTGCTAACCAGGTCCCTCACCGGCCAGAATTCAATGTCACAGGCTGCACTGTCAGCAATGCTATACCTCACCTGCGGAGAGGCTTTATACCATTTCACTTGGACCCGATCCACCACACCATCGGGGTAAGGCACGGGTTGGAAGGACTTGGTCAGATCCACCGGAGCAGTGGCAAAGTCCGCGCAGGGATCGCTGCCACATGCGGCATCCTGCACTCCGAAGAATGTCAAGGCTTTGTCAAAAGCGTCATTCCCTACTTCGATTCCGATCTTCCGACCGGGTATATCATCGGCCGGAGGATGGATCCCGCCCCAGATCCTCGACAGACCCGATTCATCGGCAGCATCCTGATAGGTGGCCCATTGCAAAACGACATCCACACTGGGTCCGTCCTCGAAGACCAAGAACTCATCTTCTGGCGCTAAGAAGGTCCCCATGCCGCCCGGGAAGAAGGGATCCCCGGTCAATCGCTCAAGTACCACGGCCGCAGCACGCGAATACGTAGAATGGCCAGAGATGTATCCAGCAAAGGGTGGAGTCACGAAGCTGGGACGCTGATAGGGTTCCCACTCTGCAGCCAATATCCAACCCACTCCTGCTTCATCCACATCAATGTTATTGATCGCCTCATGCCCTCTCCAAGCCATGACCTTGATCTCACCCACATGCTCATCGGCATCTCCTGCCAAGGGGTCACCACTTACAATCAACTCCACATAGCCCGGAATCAATTCGATTCCTCCGGGATGGTATGAAGTCGAATCCGGATAGGTACTCTGTCCTTTACCCGCCATGGCGCGTATGGCCGAGATGGGCCTCAGGTAATCGTACCAACCCTTGATACCCCACGCGGTCACAGCGGCATCGTGCATGGCTCCACCTAGGGCGAAATAGGATTTGACATCCCATTCCAGATCATCCAATACCGGCCCTGTACCTAGGAATCGTTTCTCCAATGAGTCATGATCGGAGACATAATTCATCAAGGTGAACCAGTGTCCAGGAGGAGTCTCACTATCGGGGCCATCGGCCCAGAATTCAGCCAATACACGTGCATAGTCTGCACGAGGCACCAGATTCTGTACATAGGCTTGTCCGGTAGACGGATTGACCGTGTGGCCCGGACTGGTCGTACCTCCGTTCAATTGATTGTAGAATGAGGGATACTCAGCTGGACTTACTGGAAGCACGTTCCTGTTTCCGATGGAAGCTGGAGAGATATCCCACATCACCCCATCGGTGGTATCCAAATGGGAAGACCAGAGCAAGGTGGTCATGAATCCCCATTTATATGCTTCAGAATCCAGTATCCCTGTGGTATCGATAAGAGGTGGAGTGCCCGGGTCATGGTAGACCTCGTAATCGAAGCCATCACGCATGAAGGTCTGCTTATCGGAATCATCCAAGGCAAAAGGGCTTACCTGACCCCATTCTGGACTTAGGAATTCCGGGGTGCTCCCGGGTATCTCGTTCCCACTCTGGTCGATGAAGAGTTCCAAGGTCAAAGGTTGCCAGCGATTCCAATCGTCCAGACTGTCGTTTCCGGGCAGATCCACGACCATGGGTGGATTGACCGGTTCATATACCGTATTTCCATAAGCCAGCTGCTCATTGGCTCCATCCTGCATGCCGAAGTCGATGATACACTGAGCGATATAATTCCCCAAAGCTGCTGGATCACCGGAGGTATAGTCCGGAGATATGACGGCCGGATCGAATCCCAATGAATCCATGTGCGCATCGTAGGCCTGTTGCAGAAGGTCGTATTCTGGAGAACCTGTGAATCTGTGCGACAACAAGCGATAGGCCATGTAGCTGATGGCTACTTCGCGGGCCGAGTCCGGGTCAGCAGGCTGTGGTACTCCCTCGAATGCACAGGTGAATCCATCCACGGTATTACCGAGTAGATAGGTGCAGGCCGAATCGCTGTAGACAGCCCAGGCATCCCACATTCCAATGGAGGTATGGAAAAGATTGCGCGCATGGACCGTAGGACGAGCGAAATCCCTACGTATCGACTCCAATAGCATCTCGTTCCATTGCCGGGCCACCGATCCGTCCAGCCCCACCACGGGAAATTCCACATCGGGTTGACACTCCGGGTCGGGATTAGTAGGACAGGGGTCGCAGGCATCGGGCAATCCATCCAGATCAAAATCGGCAGAATTGGTGACGAGGTCGCAGTTGTCATTCATAAAGACGGCATAGCCATTACAGCCTCCCGAGATGAAATCCATCAGGCCGTCCCTATTGATATCCAAGAATC
The Flavobacteriales bacterium DNA segment above includes these coding regions:
- a CDS encoding T9SS type A sorting domain-containing protein — translated: MKRQIFLYSTLFFLLFDIPLSAQWLDWRDETESRLVLTTVATSDDEEKDISVADLNNDGWEDVIVCRKEPFSISTEGAKTDLLLMNENGVLVDRTSTFVPEFLSTETFARDLYIDDFDGDGWLDVIVANTFGQQPQYYSNQGEDVNGNWLGLVDESASRFPLLTDDTPLICAVWGGDVDGDLDEDIYLVNYKQNASGGIAKDWLLINDGNGVFSDESQARLGDLRNSAFGTSGQLVDIDGDGDQDILKVSTLYAVEPWNDNGLFVLFNEGNGYYQNWQNIAPFSPYMFEVADYDQDGKLDAFVVDDGADYLVTVDSTLVDSLIYYTITYVTNGLGGFGGNVHAADLDLDGDLDVAVSDVDVDIPPCESGRKLALLDNQNGVFMDTYSAGNYDWATNSYDLGFLDINRDGLMDFISGGCNGYAVFMNDNCDLVTNSADFDLDGLPDACDPCPTNPDPECQPDVEFPVVGLDGSVARQWNEMLLESIRRDFARPTVHARNLFHTSIGMWDAWAVYSDSACTYLLGNTVDGFTCAFEGVPQPADPDSAREVAISYMAYRLLSHRFTGSPEYDLLQQAYDAHMDSLGFDPAVISPDYTSGDPAALGNYIAQCIIDFGMQDGANEQLAYGNTVYEPVNPPMVVDLPGNDSLDDWNRWQPLTLELFIDQSGNEIPGSTPEFLSPEWGQVSPFALDDSDKQTFMRDGFDYEVYHDPGTPPLIDTTGILDSEAYKWGFMTTLLWSSHLDTTDGVMWDISPASIGNRNVLPVSPAEYPSFYNQLNGGTTSPGHTVNPSTGQAYVQNLVPRADYARVLAEFWADGPDSETPPGHWFTLMNYVSDHDSLEKRFLGTGPVLDDLEWDVKSYFALGGAMHDAAVTAWGIKGWYDYLRPISAIRAMAGKGQSTYPDSTSYHPGGIELIPGYVELIVSGDPLAGDADEHVGEIKVMAWRGHEAINNIDVDEAGVGWILAAEWEPYQRPSFVTPPFAGYISGHSTYSRAAAVVLERLTGDPFFPGGMGTFLAPEDEFLVFEDGPSVDVVLQWATYQDAADESGLSRIWGGIHPPADDIPGRKIGIEVGNDAFDKALTFFGVQDAACGSDPCADFATAPVDLTKSFQPVPYPDGVVDRVQVKWYKASPQVRYSIADSAACDIEFWPVRDLVSNTPILDGDTSLLFQRTKVGKELFKWPLKFQRPDIVPNTRYQWRVRCYCNYGDGPVTPWSDVKIFNIPDFDPETNIYTPPPGMYVDESGELKDLNGLWDWSLYPNPSVDGEFWVRADGLKVPNKTIQIRVFNINGQVLIEESVPVIRGSVLTRLQTSRQLSSGVYVVEFDTGVQRERKKLFVQ